A genomic segment from Streptomyces sp. NBC_01233 encodes:
- a CDS encoding 4a-hydroxytetrahydrobiopterin dehydratase, whose amino-acid sequence MPSEPLSQKEIEDRLRELPGWAFEDDRIIRTYRLGTHFAASALVAHIASVQEELNHHSDLTLGYNTVRLSVNSHDAGGAVTETDFALAERVEALAPAHGAS is encoded by the coding sequence ATGCCGAGTGAGCCGCTGTCACAGAAGGAGATCGAGGACCGGTTGCGGGAGCTTCCCGGCTGGGCCTTCGAGGACGACCGGATCATCCGCACCTACCGGCTGGGCACGCACTTCGCCGCGAGCGCCCTCGTCGCCCACATCGCCTCGGTCCAGGAGGAGTTGAACCACCACTCGGACCTGACCCTCGGCTACAACACGGTCCGGCTCTCCGTGAACAGCCACGACGCGGGCGGGGCCGTCACCGAGACCGACTTCGCGCTCGCCGAACGCGTCGAGGCCCTCGCCCCGGCCCACGGCGCGAGCTGA